The following are encoded in a window of Primulina eburnea isolate SZY01 unplaced genomic scaffold, ASM2296580v1 ctg633_ERROPOS1830697+, whole genome shotgun sequence genomic DNA:
- the LOC140821561 gene encoding uncharacterized protein, whose protein sequence is MTEKVKLIQSRMRAAQDRQAKYANIRRRPLNFEKGDRVFLKISPFRGTVRFGKKGVHDVFHVSMLRKYHPDPSHVLPPDEWNRHGVEEATWELEDKMRHKYPELLWGPGL, encoded by the exons atgacagagaaggtgaagtTGATTCAGAGTCGTATGAGAGCTGCTCAGGATAGACAGGCTAAGTATGCGAACATCAGGAGACGGCCGTTGAATTttgagaaaggtgacagagtttttctgaaaatatctCCTTTTCGTGGTACAgttagatttggaaagaaag GtgttcatgatgtttttcatgtgtctatgttgaggaaatatcatCCAGATCCTTCTCATGTACTTCCACCCGATGAG TGGAACAGACACGGTGTCGAGGAGGCAACTTGGGAGTTAGAAGATAAAATGAGACATAAATATCCAGagttattgtggggacccgggctctaa